The Aythya fuligula isolate bAytFul2 chromosome 7, bAytFul2.pri, whole genome shotgun sequence genome has a window encoding:
- the ADO gene encoding 2-aminoethanethiol dioxygenase — MPRDNMASLIQRVARQARITFRSPAGPAFGDNLHRLQQLLDEVRAEDLHLAPRGPAPVPGAGCPRGGAVPPVSYMHICETESFSMGVFLLRSGACIPLHDHPGMNGMLKVLYGTLRIACMDAVPAPAPAPTAAAAPSPPPAAAAGSPGPCLRALLRSRQHYTPASPPCLLSPHSDNLHQIDAVEGPAAFLDILAPPYDPEHGRDCHYYRLLEGPPPGCELPREVWLLETPPAADFWCGGEPYPGPRVCP; from the coding sequence ATGCCCCGGGACAACATGGCCTCGCTGATCCAGCGGGTGGCGCGGCAGGCGCGCATCACGTTCCGCAGCCCGGCGGGGCCGGCCTTCGGGGACAACCTGCAccggctgcagcagctgctggacgAGGTGCGCGCCGAGGACTTGCACTTGGCCCCGCGGGGGCCGGCGCCGGTGCCGGGCGCGGGGTGCCCGCGGGGCGGCGCGGTGCCGCCCGTCAGCTACATGCACATCTGCGAGACCGAGAGCTTCAGCATGGGCGTCTTCCTGCTGCGCAGCGGCGCCTGCATCCCGCTGCACGACCACCCGGGGATGAACGGCATGCTCAAGGTGCTGTACGGCACGCTGCGCATCGCCTGCATGGACGCCGTGcccgctcccgctcccgctcccaccgccgccgccgccccctcgccgccgcccgccgccgccgccggcagCCCGGGGCCGTGCCTGCGCGCCCTGCTGCGCTCCCGGCAGCACTACACGCCCGCCTCGCCGCCCTGCCTGCTGTCGCCGCACAGCGACAACCTGCACCAGATCGACGCGGTGGAGGGCCCCGCCGCCTTCCTCGACATCCTGGCGCCGCCCTACGACCCCGAGCACGGCCGGGACTGCCACTACTACCGCCTGCTGGAGGGGCCGCCGCCCGGCTGCGAGCTGCCGCGGGAGGTCTGGCTGCTCGAGACCCCGCCGGCCGCCGACTTCTGGTGCGGGGGCGAGCCCTACCCCGGGCCCCGCGTCTGCCCCTGA